The segment TGACCAGTCTTAAAAGAATCTGTATCATTTTCTTTTCGGACTGGTTTAATTTTTTGCCATAGGTTACTAAAACAAATAAAAAACAATATAATTATTAATTACATCACATTCGTGAATTAATTAAATCACAATTGTAATGCAATCAATTCACCTATATGATTTAATTAATTCACTAATATGAATCAATTAATTATGAATAAGAAAATGATTAATTTTTCCTCACCAAATCATCAATTGGCACCGGAACGAGCTTTCTTTTTCAGTCAGACAGCACAGAAATCTGTTTTGAATCATGCACTTAGGATACTGATCAAGCCCGACAAATACCTTGACAGCCAATATTAATTATATATATAACAACAAATTACAGCGAGTGTGCTCAATAACATATTTGTACAAAGTACAATTTGCCAGCATATCTTTTATCTTTGTTAGCATGAATGATGATTTTTGTATAGGCTGACAAACCTCTGAAAAATCCGTATAAACTTAAATATAATGCTATGTATTTATTAGGATATGATATTGGCAGCTCGTCGGTGAAAGCGAGTTTAATAAATGCCGAAACAGGGAAATGCGTTGCTTCAGCGTTTTATCCCAAAACAGAAGCAGAAATTATCGCCGTCCGTTCCGGCTGGGCAGAACAAAACCCCGAAAGCTGGTGGGAATACCTCAAACTGGCAACTGCTGCTGTGCTGAATGAATCAAAAATTACGCCGGCCGACATCCGCTCCATTGGCATCTCCTACCAGATGCACGGACTGGTATGTGTAGATAAAAACCAGCAAGTATTGCGGCCGTCAATTATCTGGTGCGATTCACGGGCCGTTGCCATCGGTCAGAAAGCCTTCCAGGATTTAGGTGAGACCTATTGTCTGTCTCACCTGCTCAATTCGCCGGGGAATTTCACGGCATCCAAACTGGCCTGGGTAAAACAAAACGAACCTAACTTATTTACTCACATATACAAAATCATGCTTCCGGGCGACTACATCGCCATGCGGTTAAGCGGTGATATCTGTACAACCATCTCTGGCTTGTCAGAAGGCATGTTCTGGGATTTCCAGAACAATGCCCTGGCTGCTGAATTGCTGAATTACTATGGCATAGACCCATCTTTGATAGCCGATGTAAAGCCGACCTTCGGTCTGCAGGGCGAAGTCTCTAGGACCGCGGCGGCTGAACTCGGACTGAAAGCCGGCACTCCGATTACGTATAGGGCTGGCGATCAGCCGAACAACGCCTTGTCATTGAATGTATTCAATCCGGGAGAAATTGCTTCGACCGCAGGAACATCGGGAGTCGTCTACGGAGTTAACGGACAGATCAATTACGATCCGAAATCAAGGGTAAATACATTTGCCCACGTCAACCATACCGCCGAAAACCCGCGCTTGGGTGTGCTTCTCTGCATCAACGGAACGGGTATTCTGAATTCCTGGATTCGAAAAATGGTTGGAGCCGACGGTCTTTCCTATACAGCCATGAATGCGCTGGCTGATCAAATACCGGTAGGCAGCGAAGGAGTATGTATCCTGCCTTTCGGCAATGGTTCTGAACGGATGCTCGAGAATAAAGACACCGGATGTTCGTTACTGAATGTCAACTTCAACCGGCATGACCGGCGCCACTTGATACGCGCAGCCCAGGAAGGCATCGTCTTTTCATTCAAATACGGCATTGACATCATGGAGAGCATGGGCATACCTGTTAAGAAAATTCATGCGGGCCACGCGAATATGTTCCTGAGTCCCGTCTTCCGGGATACATTAGCCGGAGTTACAGGCGCCACCATCGAGCTTTTTGATACCGACGGTGCTGCCGGAGCAGCCCGTGGAAGCGGTTTGGGTGCCGGTATCTACCACAGCACCGAAGAGGCTTTTTCAAACCTTGAACGCATCGCAGTTATCGAGCCCGACGCATCAAAGGCAGACGCTTATCAGGAGGCTTATGCACACTGGAAGCAAGAACTGGATGCCCGCGTCAAATAAACAGGAATCAATTATTTAAACACAATCATAAAAACATTTTATATCATGGAAACAAAAGAATATTTTCCTGGCATAGGAAAAATCAAATTTGAAGGTAAAGACAGTAAGAACCCAATGGCATTCCGCTACTATGATGCTGATAAAGTCATCATGGGCAAGAAGATGAAAGACTGGTTGAAATTCTCGATGGCCTGGTGGCATACACTCTGTGCAGAAGGAAGCGACCAGTTTGGTGGCGGCACCAAGAAATTCCCTTGGAAAGGTAATCCCGACAAATTGCAGGCTGCCAAAGAAAAGATGGATGCCGGATTCGAATTCATGCAGAAAATAGGTATCGAATATTATTGCTTCCACGACGTAGATTTATGTGACGAAGCCGATACCATCGAAGAATATGAAGCTAATCTGAAGGAAATCGTCGCATATGCCAAACAGAAACAGGCTGAAACAGGTATCAAACTGTTGTGGGGCACAGCCAATGTATTCGGTCATGCCCGCTATATGAACGGAGCAGCTACGAATCCTGACTTCAATGTCGTTGCCCGTGCAGCTGTTCAGATCAAGAATGCCATGGATGCTACCATTGAATTAGGTGGAACGAACTATGTATTCTGGGGCGGCCGTGAAGGATATTCTTCCCTCCTGAATACGGATCAGAAACGCGAAAAGGAACATCTGGCTCAGATGCTGACCATGGCCCGCGACTATGCCCGTGCCAAAGGTTTCACCGGCACATTCCTGGTTGAACCAAAGCCCATGGAACCGACGAAGCATCAGTACGACGTCGATACAGAAACCGTTATCGGCTTTCTGAAAGCACACAATCTGGATAAAGACTTCAAGGTAAATATCGAAGTGAACCATGCTACTTTGGCGGGTCATACTTTCGAACACGAACTGGCAGTTGCCGTTGATAATGGCATGTTAGGTTCTATTGATGCCAACCGTGGTGATTATCAGAATGGCTGGGATACCGACCAGTTCCCGATCGACAACTTCGAATTGATCCAGGCCATGATGCAGATCATCCGCAACGGCGGACTGGGTAACGGCGGTACCAACTTCGATGCCAAGACTCGCCGTAACTCAACAGATCTGGAAGATATCTTCATCGCTCATATTGCCGGCATGGATGCCATGGCACGCGCTTTGGAAAATGCAGCCCGTCTGTTGGAAGAATCACCTTACAAACAGATGCTGGCCGACCGGTATGCTTCATTCGACAGCGGCAAAGGCAAAGAATTTGAAGAAGGCAAGATGACCTTGGAAGAACTGGTAGATTATGCCAAGACTCAAGGCGAACCGAAGCAGATCAGCGGTAAGCAGGAATTGTATGAAGCAATCGTCAATATGTATTGCTGATGACTGCGCATTCAACTACAGAAGGAAACAAACTGTATCTGTACTCCATTACACTGGTCGCCGTCATCGGCGGCCTGTTGTTTGGATATGATACAGCCGTTATATCCGGAGCCGAAAAAGGACTGGAAGGTTTCTTCCTGACCGCAACCGATTTCCACTACGACAAAGTAATGCACGGCATTACTTCATCGAGCGCCCTGATCGGATGCGTAATCGGTGGAGCCATTTCCGGTTACTTTGCCACCTGGTTAGGACGACGGAACTCGTTGCGTGTGGCAGCCGTCCTGTTTTTCCTTTCGGCTTTAGGTTCCTATTATCCGGAATTCCCGTTTCTGGAATATGGGAAAGCCAACATGAATTTGC is part of the Parabacteroides sp. AD58 genome and harbors:
- a CDS encoding xylulokinase gives rise to the protein MYLLGYDIGSSSVKASLINAETGKCVASAFYPKTEAEIIAVRSGWAEQNPESWWEYLKLATAAVLNESKITPADIRSIGISYQMHGLVCVDKNQQVLRPSIIWCDSRAVAIGQKAFQDLGETYCLSHLLNSPGNFTASKLAWVKQNEPNLFTHIYKIMLPGDYIAMRLSGDICTTISGLSEGMFWDFQNNALAAELLNYYGIDPSLIADVKPTFGLQGEVSRTAAAELGLKAGTPITYRAGDQPNNALSLNVFNPGEIASTAGTSGVVYGVNGQINYDPKSRVNTFAHVNHTAENPRLGVLLCINGTGILNSWIRKMVGADGLSYTAMNALADQIPVGSEGVCILPFGNGSERMLENKDTGCSLLNVNFNRHDRRHLIRAAQEGIVFSFKYGIDIMESMGIPVKKIHAGHANMFLSPVFRDTLAGVTGATIELFDTDGAAGAARGSGLGAGIYHSTEEAFSNLERIAVIEPDASKADAYQEAYAHWKQELDARVK
- the xylA gene encoding xylose isomerase, with the translated sequence METKEYFPGIGKIKFEGKDSKNPMAFRYYDADKVIMGKKMKDWLKFSMAWWHTLCAEGSDQFGGGTKKFPWKGNPDKLQAAKEKMDAGFEFMQKIGIEYYCFHDVDLCDEADTIEEYEANLKEIVAYAKQKQAETGIKLLWGTANVFGHARYMNGAATNPDFNVVARAAVQIKNAMDATIELGGTNYVFWGGREGYSSLLNTDQKREKEHLAQMLTMARDYARAKGFTGTFLVEPKPMEPTKHQYDVDTETVIGFLKAHNLDKDFKVNIEVNHATLAGHTFEHELAVAVDNGMLGSIDANRGDYQNGWDTDQFPIDNFELIQAMMQIIRNGGLGNGGTNFDAKTRRNSTDLEDIFIAHIAGMDAMARALENAARLLEESPYKQMLADRYASFDSGKGKEFEEGKMTLEELVDYAKTQGEPKQISGKQELYEAIVNMYC